The genomic window AACTACACGTTTTTTAATCATAGCGAATTCGTGGGTCAAAATATTTATATAACACATCCGTTAATAAATTTATTAAAACGAACACAATAGCAATCAATAAAATGGTTGTTTGCACAACAGGATAATCTCTTCCTAAAACAGCCTGATATACGTATCGTCCAACACCCGGCCATGAAAATATAGTTTCGGTTAACACAGCGCCTCCTAGTAAGAAACCAAATTGCATACCTATGACTGTTAAAACTGGTAGAAAAGCATTCTTTAATGCATGTTGGAAAATTACTAAATATTTTGCTAACCCTTTTGCCGTTGCGGTCCGAATATAATCTTGTTTCATTACTTCAAGCATACTTGACCTTGTCATTCTAGCAATAATCGCCATGGGAATGGTACCTAGTGCAAGCCCTGGCATAAGTAGGTGTAAGAAACTATCCTTAAGTGCAGGCCAATTCCCTGTTAAAATACTATCTAGCATATATAGGTTTGTAATAGTTTGTAGCTCTATATCGTTAGATAACCTACCTGAAGGAGGCAACCATTGAAGCTTAACGGAAAACAGCCAAATCATCATAAGTCCAAGCCAGAATATTGGCAACGAAACCCCTATTAAAGCTCCTGTCATACTCAGGTTGTCAAA from Bacillus sp. HMF5848 includes these protein-coding regions:
- a CDS encoding ABC transporter permease, which encodes MLQYIIRRLLMLIPVLIGVAILAFALIHLIPGDPAKSMLGEKATAAQVEQLREELHLNDPLYVQFGYYLGDILSGDLGESIKSKESIVVEMQTRFPATLELSLFAMTIAVIVGVLAGIISAVKQYSWFDNLSMTGALIGVSLPIFWLGLMMIWLFSVKLQWLPPSGRLSNDIELQTITNLYMLDSILTGNWPALKDSFLHLLMPGLALGTIPMAIIARMTRSSMLEVMKQDYIRTATAKGLAKYLVIFQHALKNAFLPVLTVIGMQFGFLLGGAVLTETIFSWPGVGRYVYQAVLGRDYPVVQTTILLIAIVFVLINLLTDVLYKYFDPRIRYD